The following proteins are co-located in the Candidatus Accumulibacter cognatus genome:
- the nifM gene encoding nitrogen fixation protein NifM translates to MAETGSIYRSIKLAAQLFGKPLESLTPEELRRLTRVAARQQEIEALILETPEAASVVLPAASIDASLREIRRRYADDDEYHAELARVGLDVPSLRQAVARDLVVEAVLEKVAARLAPVSDTDVEIFWHINRHRFRHGETRLLRHLLVTINEGLAGNERLAARARIDAIHARLLKEPQRFAEQALKHSECPTAVHGGLLGRVPRGQLYPQLDAVAFTLAEGSLSEVIESELGYHLIRCEAIQRERLLSFAEARKTIREHLEGQQQALCQKAWIKALRRQGAERSPDQ, encoded by the coding sequence ATGGCTGAGACGGGCAGCATCTACCGGTCGATCAAGCTCGCCGCGCAGTTGTTCGGCAAGCCCCTGGAGTCTCTCACCCCGGAAGAACTGCGCCGGCTGACCCGTGTCGCCGCCCGGCAGCAGGAGATCGAGGCACTGATCCTGGAAACCCCGGAAGCGGCGAGCGTAGTGCTCCCGGCAGCCTCGATCGACGCCAGTCTGAGGGAAATCCGCCGTCGCTACGCCGACGATGACGAGTATCACGCCGAGCTCGCACGCGTCGGCCTCGATGTGCCGTCATTGCGCCAGGCCGTGGCGCGCGACCTGGTGGTCGAGGCCGTTCTGGAGAAGGTCGCGGCAAGATTGGCGCCAGTCAGCGATACCGATGTCGAGATCTTCTGGCACATCAACCGCCACCGCTTTCGTCATGGCGAAACGCGTCTGCTGCGACACCTCCTGGTGACCATCAACGAGGGTCTGGCAGGTAACGAGCGGCTGGCCGCGCGCGCCCGGATCGACGCCATCCATGCCCGGCTGCTCAAGGAACCGCAGCGCTTCGCCGAGCAAGCGCTGAAGCACTCCGAATGCCCGACCGCGGTCCATGGCGGCCTGCTCGGCCGCGTGCCGCGCGGCCAGCTTTATCCGCAACTCGATGCGGTGGCCTTTACCCTCGCCGAGGGAAGTCTCTCGGAGGTGATCGAGAGCGAACTGGGCTACCACCTGATCCGCTGCGAAGCCATCCAGCGCGAACGACTGCTGAGTTTCGCGGAAGCCCGCAAGACGATCCGCGAACATCTCGAAGGCCAACAACAGGCCCTCTGCCAGAAGGCGTGGATCAAGGCCCTGCGCCGGCAGGGGGCCGAACGGTCGCCGGATCAGTGA
- a CDS encoding N-6 DNA methylase, whose translation MANPPFNVNGVNTDQIRKLPCTLWFFYKGKPRQAMANAYNSQDRVLMIDARNVHHVESARNHRFTEEQLANLTAIVWLHRGEDHKFCELVANDQWTARKHLGELERTFAERRGVLGAALAQVESLARKATPEELNRKRKDDDDAGAPITAGLLDAQLADFAASVYALKPTSPLATPIRGPAPGHRPGARHRRPPARRPRPGRTRHRPGPPRSAHRPIARRLKYIEADHQACGRLLDRELEQQSAQLSSAVLAMREAAR comes from the coding sequence ATGGCCAACCCGCCGTTCAACGTCAACGGTGTCAACACCGACCAGATCAGGAAGCTGCCCTGCACCCTGTGGTTTTTCTACAAGGGCAAGCCCCGGCAAGCGATGGCCAACGCCTACAACAGCCAGGACCGCGTGCTGATGATCGACGCCCGCAACGTCCATCACGTCGAATCCGCTCGCAACCACCGCTTTACCGAAGAACAACTCGCCAACCTCACCGCCATCGTCTGGCTGCACCGGGGCGAAGACCACAAGTTCTGCGAACTGGTGGCGAATGACCAGTGGACCGCCAGAAAGCACCTCGGCGAACTCGAGAGAACGTTCGCCGAACGCCGTGGCGTGCTGGGCGCCGCGCTGGCACAAGTCGAAAGTCTCGCCCGGAAAGCGACGCCGGAAGAACTCAACCGCAAGCGCAAGGACGATGACGATGCCGGCGCGCCGATCACCGCTGGGCTACTGGACGCGCAGTTGGCTGATTTCGCCGCCAGCGTTTACGCCCTGAAACCGACATCGCCACTGGCGACGCCAATTCGCGGCCCTGCTCCAGGCCACCGACCTGGAGCGCGCCACCGCCGCCCGCCCGCACGACGCCCTCGCCCTGGCCGAACAAGGCACCGGCCAGGCCCGCCTCGAAGCGCTCACCGACCCATTGCTCGCCGCCTCAAGTACATCGAAGCCGACCACCAAGCCTGTGGGCGTCTACTTGATCGGGAACTGGAACAACAATCTGCACAATTGAGCTCGGCAGTGTTGGCGATGCGGGAAGCGGCACGATGA
- a CDS encoding nitrogen fixation protein NifZ produces MLPRWDYGDAVRVTRNVRNDGTFPGVPTGGLLVRRGRIGHVRGVGTFLQDQIIYSVHFLDEGRLVGCREDELIDADEAWIENRFEVRQRVRARRPLAVGGEVRVPAGSRGEILNLDESETQGIVYQTHFDCLAGVPLWVPEAALDEWRRPDDG; encoded by the coding sequence GTGTTGCCGCGCTGGGACTACGGCGATGCGGTGCGCGTGACGCGCAACGTGCGCAACGACGGAACCTTCCCCGGCGTGCCGACCGGCGGCCTGCTGGTGCGACGCGGGCGCATCGGCCATGTACGCGGGGTCGGCACATTTCTCCAGGATCAGATCATCTACTCCGTGCATTTCCTCGACGAGGGACGCCTGGTTGGCTGCCGTGAAGACGAACTGATCGACGCCGACGAAGCGTGGATCGAAAATCGTTTCGAGGTTCGCCAGCGGGTGCGCGCGCGGCGCCCGCTGGCCGTTGGCGGGGAGGTGCGCGTGCCGGCCGGCAGTCGCGGCGAAATCCTGAATCTCGACGAGTCAGAGACCCAGGGTATCGTCTATCAGACGCACTTCGACTGCCTCGCTGGCGTCCCCCTGTGGGTACCCGAGGCGGCGCTCGACGAATGGCGCCGGCCAGACGATGGCTGA
- a CDS encoding helix-turn-helix domain-containing protein, which translates to MPFVITNPQQLGHTLKGLRKQKDLTQVQMAKLSGLGQKTISLLETEPWRCSVDSLLRYLSAVDAAMSLDFIAALRGSGDEAW; encoded by the coding sequence GTGCCTTTCGTCATCACCAACCCGCAACAGCTCGGTCACACCCTGAAAGGCTTGCGCAAGCAGAAAGACCTGACGCAGGTTCAGATGGCGAAGCTGAGCGGTCTGGGCCAGAAGACCATCTCCCTGCTGGAAACCGAGCCCTGGCGCTGCAGTGTCGATAGCCTGTTGCGCTACCTGTCGGCGGTCGATGCCGCCATGAGCCTCGATTTCATTGCCGCATTGCGCGGCAGCGGAGACGAGGCGTGGTGA
- a CDS encoding NYN domain-containing protein, giving the protein MLVDADNVTREALAPIIEDLTRDTRIAVRRVYGDFTTQHLASWRDAIANHGFHPIQQYRNSVGKNSSDSALIIDAMDLLHSGRFDGFCVVSSDGDFTRLATRIRENGLSIYGYGRNDTAKAFVNACERFTYIERLLDSSGRTTLPLDVEAAPNAVEAVPTAVAGQVAKPAIHIEMPGIPAAAFVASPLALERLKSQLLRSYTNVADEDGWALISRVAQYLRANQSDFDPRHYGAGTFSRLLQAVAIFEVVQRKQGNGHAHFCRPRKTLAQPIKPDQVNRTVPTEYVEALKDAVTQSQGPDGWSSPAAIGYHLHAMGRKLEESGCATLHEALGVAGIFEMRETNGTRKEFRLTTANRR; this is encoded by the coding sequence TTGCTGGTCGACGCCGACAACGTCACGCGGGAAGCGCTCGCACCGATCATCGAAGACCTGACGCGCGACACCCGAATCGCCGTGCGCCGCGTTTATGGCGACTTCACCACCCAACACCTCGCCTCCTGGCGAGATGCGATCGCCAATCACGGATTTCACCCGATTCAACAGTACCGCAATTCGGTTGGAAAGAATTCAAGCGACAGCGCGCTAATCATCGACGCGATGGATCTTCTCCATTCCGGCCGCTTCGACGGCTTCTGCGTGGTCAGCAGCGACGGTGATTTCACTCGGCTTGCCACGCGCATTCGCGAAAACGGTTTAAGCATCTACGGCTACGGTCGAAATGACACCGCCAAGGCTTTCGTCAATGCCTGTGAACGCTTCACGTACATCGAGCGTTTGCTCGATTCGTCCGGCCGCACAACGCTCCCACTTGATGTCGAAGCAGCGCCGAACGCAGTCGAAGCCGTCCCAACGGCGGTGGCTGGCCAGGTAGCCAAGCCCGCCATCCACATTGAGATGCCCGGCATACCTGCTGCCGCGTTCGTGGCCTCCCCGCTCGCCCTCGAACGCCTCAAGAGTCAGTTGTTGCGCTCCTACACCAATGTCGCCGACGAAGATGGCTGGGCGCTTATTTCGCGAGTTGCCCAATACCTGCGGGCCAATCAAAGTGATTTCGATCCTCGCCACTACGGTGCCGGCACCTTCTCCAGGCTGCTCCAAGCCGTGGCCATCTTCGAAGTCGTTCAGCGCAAGCAAGGCAACGGCCATGCTCATTTCTGCCGGCCCAGGAAAACCCTGGCGCAGCCGATCAAACCAGATCAGGTCAACCGCACCGTGCCCACCGAATACGTTGAAGCGCTCAAAGATGCCGTAACACAGAGTCAGGGACCTGACGGCTGGTCGTCGCCCGCAGCCATTGGGTATCACCTGCATGCCATGGGACGAAAACTCGAGGAGAGTGGCTGCGCGACACTGCATGAGGCGTTGGGTGTGGCTGGGATTTTCGAAATGCGTGAAACGAACGGCACACGCAAGGAGTTTCGCCTGACTACGGCGAATCGTAGGTGA
- a CDS encoding nitrogenase-stabilizing/protective protein NifW: MACANDTFEDEFAELSSAEEFLDYFGIDYAAPVVQVNRLHILQRFHDYLAKQEAGKAPDYLAYRHWLACAYTDFVGSSAQAEKVFAVFRKAEGSSFVPLSSLTD, encoded by the coding sequence ATGGCTTGCGCCAACGACACCTTCGAGGACGAGTTCGCCGAGTTGAGTTCGGCGGAGGAGTTCCTTGACTACTTCGGCATCGACTATGCGGCGCCGGTGGTACAGGTCAATCGCCTGCACATCCTGCAACGCTTTCACGATTATCTGGCCAAACAGGAAGCCGGCAAGGCGCCGGACTACCTCGCCTATCGCCACTGGCTGGCGTGCGCCTACACCGACTTCGTCGGCTCCAGCGCGCAGGCCGAAAAGGTCTTTGCCGTGTTCAGGAAGGCCGAAGGATCGTCCTTCGTCCCCCTCTCCTCGCTGACGGACTGA